TCTTGAAGTTATCCAAGCAGGCACCTGGTGCATGCTGCAGTTGTGGTCATGGTTGTCATGTATGCTCAGATGGGTGGTAGACGCACTCCGGACTTCAATCGCTCACTACCCACTTTGATGTTTTCATTATCACCTCCATAGCCATGGTAAAAGCCAGTAGAGAGATGGTGCAACCTGCCAGTAAGCCAATTTCCATGCACTGCCATGTGTTGGTGAATTCTGGTGTTCTGAAGAGTCGCAGGTCTTGGAAGTATGCCTTGACAAGGGTTGTGATGGACTATGGAACCTTGAAGAAATCGAATGTTGCCCAGAGGAGATTGTGTGGAACTGAGCCGAATGCAGTGGTGAGGTCAAGAAATATGGTGTGgagatctctcttctctctcatggCAGACTGAATTTGCTTCCAGATCATGCATGCATGCTCCAGACATTCGGAGAACAAGCCTGGAATTCCTGCTTTTTTTCATTGGTTTGTATCAACCAGTTTGTTAAAATTATGCAGGTAATGTTATTTGATATAATTAAAGTCTATCTGCTAATTTCATAGCTGATCTATTCTTTCTTTCCAGATAGCTTGACATCCTTTGAGCTGTGGCGCAAAATAAGTTTTACCCTCTACATTTAGGAGGCAGAATTGGCTGATATCTGAGGACTCCTTTTCTTAAGGGATCAGTACTCCTGCTCTCTGCCAAGCGTTTGGTATGACTTGCATCTCCTATGCCACTCACATTAGCCTCCACAGACGTCAGGTGCACTCTTGTATAGCCTGTACGAGACCCCGTTAGGCCAGAGCATCATCAGCCTCAGGGCCAATCTTACTGCGTCCGCAACCTCGTTCCATTTCAGAGGCCATCCATCTGATGTTCCAGCTGTTCGATCGGATATCTGATGGAATAACAGTCTGCTCATGCGAATTCTCATCAGTGTGTTTTTTCCAGGTGACCCTCCAGCTCTTGCTTTTAGAGTTCTGCTTTTTTCCTTGGTGAAAAGCGCTTTGATGAATTTGAAAGGGATAATTAATtgaacccacctggtgtcccaggtctaaatcagtccctgattagagggcaaCAATGAATAaacgcagtggaactggcttcgaggtccagagtttaGTTTGAGGGCTCTAGGCAGCTTCACCTTAGGTTTAAACCCACTTTTTCTTTCTTGCTGGATGGGCTCAATACACTCCACATTTGATGTTTATGTGCATGAGTTAACCTGCTCAGAGACAGGGGTACTGATATTCTGAAAACTTTGGTTTTGCTCGAGTCACTGAACATTCGACTGACCTAAATGACTTCTCAAGAAGTACTGATCAATGCGAGGCCCCTGTTCTCCCTCCTCCAAGCACATTCTACTGACACAAACATTCTGGCACACCTACTTTAAGATGGCAGGTGACCCAATTACTGAGCTGAAACCCCTGTTTCAATTGCCGACTTCCATTAACTGGACCAATAGAAAGAGTTGACAATGAACACATGACTGCAATTGGTTGAATATTATGGGAAAGATCTAGTTATTGGAACGTTTGGCTCTATAAATACTTGGAATAAATACACTTTAAAATGAAGGTCTCTATTGAAGGCCTCTCtttcacactctccctctctcctctccttgtaACATCTCGCTCTCTATTCTCCCTCCCCAACAGAAACCCGGAGCCGTGCGAGAAGCGCCACCGGCTGGGGAACTGCGTCGTGGACATCCGCTGCCCCCAGGGGGACTCCCTGGCCGACGAGGACAAGGCCTTCTCGCGCCCCCTTCTGGACGAATCACGCTCCCTCTTCTACATCAGCAAGGAgaagcaggggagagggggagcagggggTGGATGTGGGCCACATAGGGTCCGCGGGAGGTTGGGAGGACGCAGCTCCTTCGGGttggaggagatgggggaggcGGGGGATGCCAGCGAGCGGGGAGACGGCGGTATCGACCTCCAGGGACTTCCGGAGGAGGGAAAGTCACAGAGGGAACACAGCTTCCTGTCGCACCACTTCGACATTCCCAACTTTGTGAACTCGGAGCACAGCTCAATGATGGGAGAGGATGATCTGCTGCTCTGTGAGCCGCCCGTCCTCCTGGACAGCCACCACGTCATCAGCTGAGGCCCCACCCCTCCACATACATCTGTGACATCATTATTGGAGATATGTTACCGTAGCTGCAGATGAATGGCAATACTTGAGTTCCAAATGGCCTCTGCTCATTTCTTTTATAGGAGTGTGGACTAACAGTTACTGTAAAGTGACACTGACCACACCCATGActaccagggttgtgttcattagggcatgcaacCGAAAACACTTTGCAACATAAAAACGAACAtttgtgtttcttattggacaattcCAGTTAGTCCCgccctgtttcagtccgttttccTGTGTTTGGTGCCTCATGAACATGACCTAGCTCTTTTCCATCTGGCTATTGGCTGAAAATATTCTCTACAAACCACCATCAGCCCCTGGTGAACCATACTTGTTAGTTTGTACTAATAGGTTGACAATGTTTTTTGCAAGGGAGAATATTCAGAAGTGGAAACTGCAGTCTCTTTTttaaattttacctttatttaagtaggcaagtcagttaagaacaaattcttatttacaatgattgcctaggaacagtgggccttgttcaggggcagaacaacagatttgtacattgtcagctcggggattcaatctagcaaccttcaggttactagcccaacactctgaccactaggctacccaccGCCCCGAACCATCATGAACCATTACTCTATCTTAATAGCTAACTCATGAATTCATTTTATAAGTATGGGCTGGATGACACTACACTGGAGAGATGAGATGCCTCTTTATGAGAAACCATCTCATAAAGATTGAATGAAAAAGCAGAGAGGGGGTTGgagaagagggagcgagagagagagagagagagactgtgtggaaTACATATTGATGAACACTAGTCTTCCGTTGCCCTTGTCGTATCTCGACTGAGAAATTTTCCAGACAGAAACCTCATCAGACACTAAAGAAACAGGTTCTAAATGTATAAATGCATGTATAAATACTGTTAATGTATAGATGATTATACAGGTAATATAAACCTTCAGACATGAGTCTCTGAGTTTCTTTTGTTTACAGGTATATTACACTAGCATAGCATAAACAGCTAATAAAAGTCTTAGGCCAGCTTCAGAACCTGCAGCTGCATCTAATCTAATCTTTGTTTGCTTTAATTCATCTTTATGAAAGAACAGAAAAAACAAACCTTTCATAATACAAACACATTAGTCAATAACAAGATGACAATAAAATATACAAGGAGATTGTCTCATTGTGAGTTAGAGGAGATGACTCATCCTGCATTCATCTTGCAAAGActagcctgcatcccaaatgtcaccctattctctttagtgcacaacttttgaccagggccccatgggctctggtcaaacattGCGCACTAAATAGTGATTGgttgcaatttgggacacatacaAAGAGGTGTGTGGCGAATACAAGTGAGCCGATCAGCATTAGATGTCAATTAATGCATTCAAACTAGGAGACTTAATGCTGACaaacaagggagggagggaggtaggtacaAACACTAAACCTGccatctacactcttagaaataaaggtgctatctagaaccttaaacgGTTCTTCGGCtctccccataagagaacccatTGAAGAACCCtagttggttccaggtagaacccttttggttctatatacactacatgaccaaaagtatgctcATTGAACATCTGATTCCAAAATGATGTGCATTAATGTGCAGTTGGTCCccgcctttgctgctataacagcctccactcttctgggaaggctttccactagatgttggaacattgctgtggggacttgcttccattcagccacaagcattagtgaggtcgggcgctgatgttgggtgattaggcctggctcgcagtcgttgatccaaatcatcccaaaggtgttcgatggggttgaggtcagggctctgtgcaggccagtcaagcttTATGCacatagttggcactatgcattgaggcaggtagcgttctcctggcatctgccaaacccagattcgtctgtcagactgtcagatggtaaagcgtgattcatcactccagagaacgcgtttccactgctccagagtccaatggcggcaagctttacatcaCTACAGCCGgcgtttggcattgcgcatggtgatcttaggcatgtgtgcggctgctcggcaaaggaaacccatttcatgaagctcccgacaaacagttcttgtgctgacgttgcttccagaggcagtttggaactcagtagtaagtgttgcacccgaggacagatgatttttacgcgctacaagCTTTAGCACTCGGCGTTcccgttctgtaagcttgtgtgaactaccacttcgcggttgagatgttgttgctcctagctgtttccactttacaataacagcacttacggttgaccgggacagctcaaGCAGgaaagaaatttgacgaactgactatgatggtgccacgttgaaagtcactgagctcttcaatacgggccattctactgccaatgtttgtctacggagattgcatggctgtgtgctcgattttatacacctgtcagcaacagatgagactgaaataaccaaattcactaatttgaagaggtgtccacatacttacagttgaagtcggaagtttacatactccttagccaaatacattttaaactcagtttttcacaattcctgacatttaatcctagtaaaaattccctcttaggtcagttaggatcaccacttcattttaagaatttgaaatgtcagaataatagtagagagaattactcatttcagctttgttttctttcatcacattcccagtgagtcagaagtttacatacactcaattagtatttggtagcattgcctttaaattgtttaacttgggtcaaatgtttcgggcagccttccacaagcttcccacaataagtttggtgaattttgttccattcctcctgacagagctggtataactgagtcaggtttgtaggcctccttgctcgcacacgctttttcagttctgcccacacattttctataggattgacgtcagcgctttgtgatggcctctccaataccttgactttgttgtccttaagccattttgccacaactttggaagtatgcttagggtcattgtccatttggacaacaaacataacgatggtcattatggccaaacagttctatttttgtttcatcagaccagaggacatttctccaaaaagtacgatctttgtccccatgtgcagttgcaaaccgtagtctggcttttatttttaatttttttgaatattttatttttgcattttccaattaagaacattcaaaacaaaagtgaaaatatgttagaCAACAAAGGACAAAGTGACGGTAACAGACGagcgtaataaaaaataaaaattatatatacgggcatacataatacataaaaaacatacatgatacataaatcataataaaataaatattaataataataatgagacatTGATTAATATGGTCACCTGCTGTAAGCTACATATTATACATTACGTGTGAAACATTATATAAGAATTATATAGAGATTCAATCAATGTGGTGTggggggagattctccatatagtcaataaaaggttgccaaattctgtaaaatgtcttTAACTTATTCCTCAAGCAGTAAGTGATTTTCTCCAGTGGGATACAACTATTAACTTCCGATAGCCACATTGCCACTGGTAGGGGGGAATCCGATTTCCATTTCaaggcaatacatttcttggcaatCGCTAGCAATATTTCTGTTAGCTTTATAGTATGACTTTGCCTAAGATTGGTGTTAGTATAGTTACCCAGTAGGCAGACCTCGGGGTCTAAAGGGAATGCAACCCCGTGGATTGAGGATATGGTATCGCATACCCCCTGCCAGAAACCATGTAGTTTTGAACACTGCCAAGTGGAATGGAGGAATGTTCCTTCATCTGAGCCACATCTAAAACATAGGGAGGAGATATCAGGATTGAACTTGTGCAGTCTAGATGGGGTGATATAGAGCTGATGGAGGAAATTAAACTGGATCAATCTGTATCTGGAGTTCAATGTGGATGTAACACCATCCCTGCATAGGTCACTCCATAGGCCCTCATCAAGATCAATACCCAGATCTTTTTCCCATCTAAGTCGGGGTTTATCTAGCTCAGGCAGTGTTAGTACTGACATTAGAGCATCGTAAACACGGGAAATGGTCTTGAGTAGTGGTTGGTCTGCATGGCAGAATTGTTCAATAGGTGACATCTTAGGTAGGTTCCATTGTCCCTTGAGAGTCACCCTAATAAAGTCTCGTAGTTGTAGGTAGCTAAAGAAGTCCCTGTTAGACaagtggtatttctgtttcagctgttcaAAAGACATAAGAACTCCCTCCTCATAACAGTGTTCCAGAAGAGTGATCCCCTTATCAGACCATGGTCTAAAGTTACTATTCTGGAAAAACATAGGGATCAATCTATTGTTCCATAAAGGGGTTTTAGGGGAGAGAAATCCCCCTCGTCCGAACAGCTCATGCAGTTTACACCATGCCAGGACAGAATGTATGATTAAAGGGTTGTCTGTGATGGTTTTTATAGATTTTCTGTCCCATTTGTAAAACAATTCTGCCCCCGTGTCATCATTCATCTCAAGCTTTTCAATGTTCAACCATGAGGGGGAGGGACCATTGTCAAACCTCTGAGCCAGAAACCTAGACTGAGCAGCCCAGTAGTACATTCTAAAATTGGGGAGGTTTAAGCCCCCTTGACCGTAATCCAGGGTCAGTTTGTCCAGGCTAACCCTCAGGGTTTTGCCATGCCAGATAAACCGTCTGGTCAGCTTGTCAAGAGAGGAAAAGAATGCTGCGGgcacagggatagggagagattgaaacaaatatagaaatctGGGCAGGATATTCATTTTAATCACATTGATTCTACCCAGTAGGGTGAGAGGCAagtccatccacctacacaggtcACCCTCCACCTTCTGCAACAAGCCGGCCAGATTGAGTTTATAGAGGTTGTTCAGGTTACCATCCACCATTATGCCCAAATATGTGAAGCCCAGAGGCGACCATCGAAAAGGAAACTTGTGCTTGATGGTATGATCGTCAAAGACAGACAGCGGTAAGATTTCGCTTTTATCGAAGTTAACCTTATATCCAGAGAAAGAGCTATAACACTGTAGTAGGATCtgcaagtgagagagggagtgttctGGGTTTGTTAGAAATAAGATAAGGTCGTCCGCAAAGAGTGATAGTTTATGGGTATGGGGGCCCACCTCAAAGCCATGTATGTCAGGGCACGATCTAATAGCCTCAGCCAACGGTTCGATGGCGAGGGCAAAGAGGTGGGGGCTAATTGGGCAACCTTGTCTGTTCCccctatagagagggaaagaggaggaagtaATCCCATTGGTAGCAATCCTAGCTTTAGGAGATTTGTAGAGTGATTTTATCAAATTTACAAAAACGGTACCTAAACCAAACTTTTCCAAGACGCGAAAGAGGTATGGCCATTCAAccctatcaaaggccttttcagcgtCGAGGGAGACTGCGACACtaggtattttgtttttgttagcaAGGTGAATTATATCAAAGAACCTTCTGAGATTATTGGAGGACAGTCTATTAATTATGAAGCCAGTCTGATCTGGGTTGACCAACAGGGGAAGACATGACTCCAGTCTCTTAGATAGCATCTTGGTGACCAGTTTACAATCTGTGTTAAGGAGAGAGATTGGTCTATAGGAGGCGCACTTTAGCGGGTTTTTCCCTTTCTTGTGGATTACAGTAATCACTGCTTGAGAGAAAGACTCTGGAAAGCAGTTGTCTTCCCCGGCTTTTTAAGTACCTCCATGAGGTAGGGGACCAACAGCTCCCTAAATTCTTTATAGAACTCTGGAGGGAAGCCATCCTCCCCAGGAGATTTATTAGAAGGTAAGGATTTAATGGCTTCCACCAATTCAGGAACAGAGAAGTTTTCACTCAGgcgctctctgtcttcctctgacaggcatgggaggttgagagaggagagaaaggagtcgATCTCCGACAGATCATCGCTTGATTGGGAAGTGTAGAGGTCTTCATAGTATTTCTTAAAGGTATTATTAATTTCGGTAGGGTTGAAAGATATCTCATTAGTAAGGGTTTCTATAGCATTAATTGTCctcttactttcctctgctttcagTTGCCATGCCAGTACTTTGTGAGCTTTCTCTCCAAGCTCGTAATAACGCTGTTTTGATTTAGTGATGGCCCTCTCAGCTTGATATGTGTTCAGaatattatatttcagttttttatttaccaAAAGCCTATATAGATCTTTAGTCGGGCCTCTTTGGTAGGTTTTCTCCAGCTCAGAGATTTcagattcaaggacattcagttccGCACCGTATTTTCTCTTCAACCCTTTAGTATAGGAAATGATCTGTCCCCTCAGATAGGCTTTCAATGTGTCCCAAAGAATGAAACTGTCAGGAGCGGAGGGTTTGTTTGTCAAAGTAAAAATATTGATCTGCTCTTTgataaatgcacaaaattctGGTTGCTTTAGGAGTGTAGGatttagtctccatctatatgctCCGTTTACCTTGTTAGGAATGGAGATTGATAATACCAGAGGAGAATGGTCGCTAAGCAATCTGGGGAGATACTCGATATCTAACACTCTATGAAACAGTTGGGTCGATAGTAAAAAGTtatctatgcgtgtgtgtgtcttgtgtgggtGTGAATAAAAAGAGTAGTCCCTATCCTGTGGGTGCAATTGTCTCCAGATGTCTAGTAAATTAAGATCTTTCATGAATGACATGGTGAGCTTGGCGGCTTTGGTAAGAAGGGAGGGTTTATCCGAGGACCTATCAAGGACTGTATCTAAACAAAAATTTAGATCTCCTCCAACCAGTAGCCATCCTGGTGGTGCTTGAGCGACCTGAAGGAAGACATTCTGTATAAACATATGGTCATCGAAGTTAGGAGCATAAATATTCAGCAGGGTCCAAGACTCTGAAAACATATGCCCctgcaccaaaacaaacctgcccgagggatcagagatggtgttgttgacgCAGAAGGGGATGTGTCTACTTATCAAAATTGCAGTTCCTCTTGCTTTGGAGTTAAAAGAGGATGCAAAAACTTGTCCTACCCATTCCCTCTTCAATTTCTTGTGTTCGCTGGCTGTAAGATGTGTTTCTTGTAGAAACACAATATCGGCCTTTAATTTCTTAAGGTATGTATAGACTCTTTTCCTTTTAATCGGGCTGTTAAGGCCTTTTACGTTGAATGTGACATATTTTAGTGGATTAAGCATAGGTTGGGTTTGAAATATGTAACCGAATGGAAATCTCTCATATGTAAATAGTCAGGAAATGTTTCAACTTTGGTTTGAACACAGAAGTGACCTATGTGCCTCTTTAAGGAAGGAAACAACAATAAACATGgaaaaaaaggggaaaaaaaacCCACCCACCCCGATTGTCAGACTAAAACAACAATCCCAACAATCAAACATGAATACACTTGTAGAGATACGTTGCTGCTCGCTTTCCACCTTACTCTTACTAGCTAAACCTTGGCGTAAACTAAAACCTGCGAGCTCTCTAAATTGAAAACAAACGTTGTGAATAGGCATTTATGGCTGAATAATTACTGCCCACGGTAAGGGCTGCTTGAGTCTCTTTTCGGGAGAGGAGAAACATAAATGGGGGGGAAGCAGTGGGCCTAAACCCACTTATTGCTTCGTCCAGTGGATATTGACTAAACCAAAATATAGTCTCCTGTAAATGTAATAGAAATCACCCCGGGGAAAAACGTTTAGTTGAAAATGTACAAATCAATTATAGCGACCGGATAGCGGGGTAGACGGATCCGATATCAGCAGATCAGTCCAGATAAGAGAAAACAAACAGATTGGATCTTATCCCCCAGAGAGACCGTTTTTCAGTCGCGGTTCGGTTCTTTGAGAAAAGTGAATACTTCTCCCGGTGTGTTGAAGATATGGCATCGGCCTTTGTACTGAACTTTCATCCGCGCAGGGTGGATGAGGTAGCCGGTGATGTTCTTCTCCTTCAGTGCTTTGGCGGCAGGTCTGAACTGCTTGCGACGTCTGGCGAGATCGGCACTCATATCCGGGAAAAGGCTG
The window above is part of the Salmo salar chromosome ssa15, Ssal_v3.1, whole genome shotgun sequence genome. Proteins encoded here:
- the LOC106571234 gene encoding melanocortin-2 receptor accessory protein 2A, with the translated sequence MSEIHNYNQSRPSSTRGSDYVWQYEYYDDDEPVSFEGLKAHRYSIVIGFWVGLAVFVVFMFFVLTLLTKTGAPHQENPEPCEKRHRLGNCVVDIRCPQGDSLADEDKAFSRPLLDESRSLFYISKEKQGRGGAGGGCGPHRVRGRLGGRSSFGLEEMGEAGDASERGDGGIDLQGLPEEGKSQREHSFLSHHFDIPNFVNSEHSSMMGEDDLLLCEPPVLLDSHHVIS